The DNA sequence TTTTGGCGTCATCAGCAATCGGTCTCTTGACCTTACCCCTACGGGAAGGTGCAGGATAATGTGGATAACATTCGTTCACCGATACAGGAAGACATCATGCATAAAATGACGGCTTTAATTTGTACCCTGATATTTTCTGCTGCGGTTAATGCCGACGGTAAAGAGGCCATGGCCGGGCATGCGCCAGCGTCAGCGTCAGCAGCGCAGCAAAGCTATCAGGCGGGAATGGACAAAATGCATCATCAGATGATGACGAGCATGCAGGAAAGCGATCCTGACCGGGCTTTCGCCAAAGGCATGACGGCCCACCAT is a window from the Pantoea sp. CCBC3-3-1 genome containing:
- a CDS encoding DUF305 domain-containing protein; the protein is MHKMTALICTLIFSAAVNADGKEAMAGHAPASASAAQQSYQAGMDKMHHQMMTSMQESDPDRAFAKGMTAHHQGAIDMAKTELKYGKDPEMRALAAEIIKAQQPEIDRMQNWLKHQPK